A single window of Fervidicoccus fontis Kam940 DNA harbors:
- a CDS encoding arginine--tRNA ligase, whose amino-acid sequence MANLPLSINDKYLYNRILLALRESLDDELGPSSQDRLFLISEPPENVDADLSYPLVREIRQMKRGIEDYTKELSRKLTEASGVKIDATYTSGYLNLKFNRVEFAKKFFEEFFRDLDNYGGGQAVKKLNIVVEHTSANPLHPLHIGHARNSCLGDTISRLLKFYGMNIERRFYIDDMGRQMALLIYGILKLNEDGDWKRFLNEEKIDHRIGEIYAATNILVEINELKKKIKSASEDDYQALIAQQDELVAESARIRDRSPEIFDVLAEKIMKDEDPEKEISQLSLRYEQHDENVVKIFREVIELVIGGFKETLGKLGIEFDKWDYESDLVWSGLVDEILRKARESQVFTIYKGAEALSYETILNDSLKEKLFIPKEMDIPPLILKRSDGTTLYTTRDIAYSIKKFKEFNADYVINVIAKEQTLPQAQLRLALYSLGYREYAERLIHYSYEMVNLPGYKMSGRRGRFVSLDELIEMSENAAKQELLKRKGQVAEDVEQVYKAVGRSAVRYSLVSISSEKPLVLKLNDVINFEKNTAPYVQYTYARAFSLLAKAGSYERPTEFDIIEKDDQTYKLIRSLSKFPWVIHKSTTELKPELIVAYLGDISQKFNSWYDNVPVLGEKDERYRALKIATVNAVKSIIGSALNIVGVVTLEKM is encoded by the coding sequence ATGGCGAATCTTCCACTAAGTATAAATGATAAATATTTGTACAACCGGATACTTCTTGCTTTAAGGGAATCTCTTGATGACGAGCTGGGTCCGTCTTCTCAAGACAGGCTTTTCTTGATCTCTGAGCCTCCTGAAAATGTAGATGCTGATCTGTCTTACCCTCTTGTTAGAGAAATAAGGCAGATGAAGAGAGGCATTGAAGATTATACTAAAGAGCTGAGCAGAAAACTTACCGAAGCTTCTGGAGTAAAAATCGACGCTACATACACTTCAGGGTACTTGAATTTAAAGTTTAACAGAGTGGAGTTTGCAAAAAAATTCTTTGAGGAATTTTTTAGAGATCTAGATAACTACGGCGGTGGTCAGGCAGTTAAAAAATTGAACATTGTCGTTGAACACACGAGCGCAAATCCACTTCACCCACTGCACATAGGGCATGCCAGAAATTCCTGCTTGGGCGATACTATAAGCAGGTTGCTAAAATTCTACGGAATGAACATTGAGAGAAGGTTCTACATAGATGATATGGGCAGACAGATGGCTTTGCTTATATATGGGATATTAAAGCTTAATGAAGATGGTGATTGGAAGAGATTTTTGAATGAGGAAAAAATCGATCATAGGATAGGGGAAATATATGCTGCCACAAATATACTTGTTGAAATTAACGAGTTAAAGAAGAAGATTAAAAGTGCTAGCGAGGACGATTACCAAGCTTTAATTGCTCAGCAGGATGAGCTGGTTGCAGAAAGCGCGAGGATAAGGGATAGATCGCCGGAGATTTTTGATGTGCTTGCAGAAAAAATTATGAAAGACGAAGATCCTGAAAAGGAGATTTCTCAACTTTCTCTGAGATATGAGCAGCACGATGAAAATGTAGTGAAAATATTCAGAGAAGTTATAGAGCTTGTGATAGGAGGCTTTAAAGAGACTCTGGGTAAGCTTGGGATAGAGTTTGATAAATGGGATTATGAAAGCGACCTTGTTTGGAGCGGTCTTGTTGATGAAATTTTAAGGAAAGCTAGAGAATCCCAAGTCTTCACTATATATAAAGGAGCAGAGGCTTTAAGCTACGAGACCATTCTGAACGATAGCTTAAAGGAAAAGCTGTTCATACCAAAAGAGATGGATATTCCTCCTCTGATTTTGAAAAGGAGCGATGGAACTACCCTATATACTACGAGGGATATCGCCTACTCTATTAAAAAGTTCAAGGAGTTCAATGCAGATTACGTTATAAACGTAATAGCAAAGGAGCAGACCCTTCCGCAGGCGCAGCTCAGGCTAGCTCTCTACTCTTTGGGATATAGAGAGTACGCAGAAAGGCTTATTCATTACTCATATGAGATGGTAAATCTCCCTGGATACAAAATGAGTGGAAGAAGAGGAAGGTTTGTTAGCCTAGATGAGCTAATTGAGATGTCTGAAAACGCAGCAAAGCAGGAGCTTTTGAAGAGGAAGGGGCAGGTTGCTGAAGACGTCGAACAAGTGTACAAAGCTGTAGGCAGGAGCGCTGTTAGGTACTCGCTTGTAAGCATTTCTTCGGAGAAGCCTCTCGTACTTAAGCTGAATGATGTAATAAACTTTGAGAAGAATACCGCTCCATATGTTCAATATACCTATGCAAGAGCTTTCAGCCTATTGGCAAAGGCCGGAAGCTATGAAAGGCCCACGGAATTTGATATCATAGAGAAAGACGATCAGACATATAAGCTGATAAGATCTCTCTCAAAATTCCCATGGGTGATTCACAAATCTACAACTGAACTGAAGCCTGAGCTCATTGTGGCATATTTAGGCGATATCTCTCAGAAATTCAACAGCTGGTATGACAACGTCCCGGTTCTTGGTGAAAAGGATGAAAGGTACAGGGCTCTAAAAATTGCCACAGTAAATGCCGTGAAGAGCATTATTGGATCAGCTCTCAATATAGTTGGAGTTGTGACATTAGAGAAAATGTAA
- a CDS encoding class I SAM-dependent methyltransferase translates to MNNKGKRITFKIFDERTKEYDSWFDKQQKIYKSEVDLAKRFPCISPCLEIGVGTGRFAKPLNVEFGIDPSVSSLKISAEKGIEVIRATAEYLPLRDESFNTAYLIVTLCFVEDPNRTLLEAFRILKPEGKLVTCVVPLDSQWGSFYEEKKKKEETFFYKEAVFFTKKEIKEMISNAGFILEKFGSVLHYPPNSSPVPEEPSFNENGSFVCYEAKKPIV, encoded by the coding sequence TTGAATAACAAAGGAAAAAGGATCACTTTTAAAATTTTTGATGAGCGAACGAAAGAATATGACTCATGGTTTGATAAACAACAAAAAATATATAAAAGCGAGGTTGATCTCGCTAAAAGATTTCCGTGCATAAGCCCTTGTTTAGAAATTGGAGTAGGTACAGGGAGATTCGCTAAACCATTAAATGTCGAATTTGGTATAGATCCTTCTGTCTCATCTCTTAAAATCTCAGCAGAAAAAGGGATTGAAGTAATTAGGGCGACTGCTGAATATCTCCCGCTTAGAGATGAGAGTTTCAATACAGCCTACCTAATCGTCACACTATGCTTCGTAGAGGACCCTAACAGGACTCTTCTGGAAGCTTTTAGAATATTAAAGCCAGAGGGAAAACTGGTCACATGTGTCGTCCCGCTTGATTCACAATGGGGATCTTTTTACGAAGAAAAGAAGAAGAAAGAAGAGACTTTCTTCTATAAGGAAGCCGTATTCTTCACAAAGAAAGAGATTAAGGAAATGATCAGCAATGCAGGCTTCATTCTGGAAAAATTTGGCAGCGTGCTTCACTACCCTCCTAATTCGAGTCCAGTTCCAGAAGAGCCTTCTTTTAATGAAAACGGATCATTTGTCTGCTATGAAGCAAAAAAGCCGATAGTTTAA
- a CDS encoding CBS domain-containing protein has product MIRDFIDKKPVVMNWADSLLAVSREMLKRNRNHSIIVDDSGRAWGVVSIRDIAKAIFVEGEEGIEILESGRLGKILESPIKYYASSPIISLNIESSLDDVIDLLVNKNIGFVPVIENNEIMGAIDERNLLKAIPEHIDLSPCEVPAPEPQSVDFDEEILVAVGLMLSTGVKQLLVMKGEEIYGMTSLLKILYYVLSEHSVDLLLKGSRKPVEEMVAYVSENPWQIDCTYSLKEAASLIYFERLGAVLVRINGSVKIISDRDLLKVLLFNY; this is encoded by the coding sequence TTGATAAGGGATTTCATTGATAAAAAGCCAGTCGTAATGAATTGGGCTGATTCTCTGCTTGCAGTTTCTAGGGAAATGCTGAAGAGGAATAGGAATCATTCAATAATAGTGGATGACAGCGGAAGGGCATGGGGGGTTGTGAGCATAAGGGATATTGCAAAGGCCATTTTTGTAGAAGGTGAAGAAGGAATAGAAATACTTGAATCTGGAAGGCTTGGGAAAATACTGGAAAGTCCTATAAAATACTACGCATCATCTCCAATCATCTCCCTTAATATTGAGAGCTCCCTGGACGACGTCATCGATCTTTTGGTGAACAAAAATATAGGCTTTGTCCCAGTTATAGAAAATAACGAGATCATGGGTGCAATTGATGAGAGAAATTTACTAAAAGCGATCCCAGAGCATATAGACTTGAGCCCGTGCGAAGTTCCAGCTCCAGAGCCGCAGTCTGTCGATTTCGATGAAGAGATACTGGTTGCTGTAGGGCTTATGCTGAGCACTGGAGTGAAGCAGCTTCTAGTGATGAAGGGGGAAGAAATATACGGCATGACATCATTATTGAAAATACTTTACTACGTGCTTTCTGAGCATTCAGTCGATCTCCTCCTTAAAGGTAGCAGAAAGCCAGTTGAGGAGATGGTTGCGTATGTTTCAGAAAATCCATGGCAGATTGATTGTACCTATTCTCTGAAGGAAGCTGCGTCTTTAATCTACTTTGAAAGGCTTGGAGCTGTATTGGTAAGAATTAATGGAAGCGTAAAAATCATAAGCGATAGGGATTTATTGAAAGTTCTGCTTTTTAACTACTGA
- a CDS encoding MBL fold metallo-hydrolase, with translation MEILFIGTGAGGSPGSNRWRASSVVFSEETALLIDCGVGCHYRLGERGLLKEIDAIFITHYHMDHFLGLPELLFQAHIEKRSKPLKIIGPNGIESMIRTAAPHLFSNISFSFSVETVKVHETYKLNDLTLIPAPACHTIESYGLKILDKRGNSLGFSSDTSEPCESLISVLKGVKYLVHEATCDERNKDLCHKYGHSTVLEAIEAAKAIGAEKLILNHIDENFNNLNSSYQILPKSLNGKVIFANDLDRIILS, from the coding sequence ATGGAGATTTTGTTCATTGGAACAGGAGCTGGAGGTAGTCCAGGCTCAAATAGATGGAGGGCTTCGTCTGTAGTTTTCAGTGAAGAGACAGCTCTCTTAATCGACTGCGGAGTGGGATGCCATTACAGGCTCGGTGAAAGAGGCTTGCTAAAGGAAATTGATGCAATATTCATAACTCACTACCATATGGATCATTTTTTGGGATTACCGGAGCTTTTATTCCAAGCCCATATTGAAAAAAGGAGCAAGCCACTTAAAATAATTGGTCCCAATGGAATAGAGAGCATGATAAGAACAGCTGCACCCCACCTCTTTTCAAACATAAGCTTCTCCTTTTCAGTTGAAACAGTTAAAGTACATGAAACCTATAAATTAAATGACCTCACTTTGATTCCAGCACCCGCATGTCATACTATTGAAAGCTACGGGTTGAAGATCCTCGATAAGAGGGGGAACTCATTAGGATTTTCTTCAGATACATCCGAACCATGTGAATCTTTGATTTCCGTATTAAAGGGGGTAAAATACCTTGTTCATGAGGCGACTTGTGATGAGAGAAACAAAGATTTATGTCATAAATATGGACATTCCACTGTTTTAGAAGCAATTGAAGCGGCAAAAGCAATTGGAGCTGAAAAGCTGATTTTAAATCATATAGATGAAAACTTCAATAACTTGAATAGCAGTTATCAAATTTTACCAAAATCGTTAAACGGCAAAGTAATATTTGCAAATGACCTTGATAGGATCATACTCTCTTAA
- a CDS encoding extracellular solute-binding protein translates to MGKKRAISTIAIIGIVIVIAVIGIVAYYAMENRGGTSPTTTTTTTSGLNGSLTVLVPSGDPTLLPYVQMVANDFMSKNPGVTIQVQPVPFGQLVSTALTSLRNQNPSPDLIIYYPSQASTLGPYLLDVRPYFTKGVFNLSDIPPSTLLPAYLLDSQGGVVKISGVPFQQVFGYVLIYQKSIFENQTLANEFKSKYGFDFDPTKWDTWDKLIDGAQFIQSQNITKYALLFPDGLTQSIFNGYVSIFYTYAINDPCTQVPQSSQQGIPVQGYWAFFKLVNKTIVPTINCTAGVQALETYKQLIQFQPPIDQQAMEYDQLRDLFLTGDYAMVAAWTSFIPIYNNASLSKVAGNIGIAPLPSVATGQAPTFIGINPNSKNPDLAADFIAFMTTAQEYKKGAELYGFMPATFSGMEVAATVNNTAWVANFIPLLKNMTIPNLQRMALVNYISNFFTDLRPIFINTVADYFRGKISAQDAVNYIEQQWINLMKVSS, encoded by the coding sequence ATGGGTAAAAAGAGAGCTATATCCACAATTGCAATCATAGGAATTGTAATTGTCATTGCCGTTATAGGGATTGTAGCCTATTACGCGATGGAAAACAGGGGAGGAACCTCCCCAACAACAACCACCACAACTACTTCTGGCTTGAATGGATCTCTTACAGTGCTTGTGCCAAGCGGAGATCCTACTCTTCTACCATACGTGCAGATGGTCGCGAATGACTTTATGTCGAAAAACCCTGGAGTTACTATCCAGGTTCAACCTGTTCCATTCGGACAGTTGGTCTCTACAGCTTTAACATCTCTCAGAAACCAGAATCCTTCTCCTGATTTAATTATATATTATCCTTCACAAGCGTCAACATTAGGACCATACCTCCTTGATGTGAGGCCCTACTTTACGAAAGGGGTATTTAATTTAAGCGATATACCGCCATCCACACTCCTTCCGGCATACCTTCTAGATTCACAAGGAGGAGTTGTTAAGATATCAGGAGTGCCGTTCCAGCAGGTATTCGGTTATGTGCTCATTTATCAAAAGAGCATATTCGAAAATCAGACACTAGCAAATGAGTTCAAATCCAAATATGGCTTTGACTTTGATCCTACGAAGTGGGATACTTGGGACAAGCTTATAGATGGTGCCCAATTCATTCAATCTCAAAACATAACCAAATACGCCCTTCTATTCCCTGATGGATTGACTCAGTCGATATTCAATGGGTATGTTTCAATATTCTACACATATGCGATAAACGATCCGTGCACTCAAGTTCCGCAATCAAGTCAGCAGGGAATCCCTGTTCAGGGATACTGGGCGTTTTTCAAGCTCGTCAACAAAACGATCGTGCCTACAATAAATTGCACCGCTGGTGTTCAGGCACTTGAAACATATAAGCAATTGATCCAGTTCCAGCCTCCAATTGACCAGCAGGCAATGGAATACGATCAGCTCAGAGACCTGTTCTTAACTGGAGATTATGCGATGGTTGCGGCTTGGACGAGCTTCATACCAATTTACAACAACGCATCTCTCTCTAAGGTAGCAGGGAACATCGGGATTGCGCCACTTCCAAGCGTTGCAACAGGTCAGGCACCAACATTTATAGGAATCAATCCGAACTCAAAGAACCCAGACCTAGCTGCGGACTTCATTGCATTTATGACGACGGCTCAAGAATATAAGAAGGGAGCTGAATTATATGGTTTCATGCCGGCTACGTTTTCCGGTATGGAGGTTGCAGCAACCGTTAACAATACTGCATGGGTTGCAAACTTCATACCTTTGCTGAAGAACATGACCATACCGAACCTTCAGAGAATGGCCCTCGTAAACTACATTAGCAACTTCTTTACAGATTTGAGACCAATATTCATTAATACTGTCGCCGACTACTTTAGAGGAAAAATAAGCGCGCAGGACGCAGTGAATTACATAGAGCAACAGTGGATAAACCTTATGAAAGTTTCCTCATAA
- a CDS encoding ABC transporter permease subunit, translating to MRKIDKYIFLISLPAIAYILIFTIYPIVSNFILSLYTQDPLGRLIYTGLENYFWFKKDPYLSRIIVNTLLYMFATPIIDIIFAIPLAVALKRVGSKWLFLIMLPAFIPPVTAASMWYLMINPFFGVAYYLTKTNLASSIWTVVLIDVWRSLPMATLIIYSGLVSIPKEIQHAASSDGLAGAKRFFMIDLPLISPQILTAFVLMMITGLFTFDPIYIGTSQAGPRILDNLAYYAFDQFYSGVPGYAAAIIVLMSLLSTALAIIYIKTLGSQKFMRLSVPDFIPNSEAPLWLHKLIVAIYLAFFLIPMYWIINIALKTPIELISIPPLLYPRSVTFANFDLMFTQGLPYIITTLAVASINTLITLFLVSPLAYSMASHKFGGSKLLIYILYLNATPTLIYIIPIFAFLKILGIINTWWALILTYPIMTIPITTWIMYNYYLKFPKQIEEAAQMDGMNRLKVFYKMVLPLSRSGLSVAAIYAFLYSWGALIFPLAFTYSPYDLSKPLSFSGAQTFSIFIGLLMSPVSMSYGGVAAAGVISSIPSLVLLYFGRNNLEKIWGSSGGKI from the coding sequence ATGAGGAAAATAGACAAATATATTTTTTTAATTTCACTTCCAGCCATAGCTTATATTCTCATATTTACAATTTATCCTATAGTAAGTAACTTCATCTTAAGCTTATATACTCAGGATCCTCTCGGAAGATTGATATATACAGGTCTTGAAAACTATTTCTGGTTTAAAAAGGATCCATATCTTTCCAGGATCATAGTGAATACGCTTTTATACATGTTTGCAACCCCGATTATTGACATAATCTTCGCGATTCCCTTAGCTGTTGCACTGAAAAGGGTAGGGAGCAAGTGGCTGTTCCTCATAATGCTTCCTGCATTTATTCCTCCTGTCACAGCTGCAAGCATGTGGTACCTCATGATAAATCCGTTCTTTGGAGTAGCATATTACCTCACAAAAACCAACTTAGCTTCATCAATTTGGACCGTTGTGCTTATAGATGTGTGGAGAAGCCTTCCGATGGCTACGCTTATAATTTATTCCGGATTGGTTTCAATACCAAAAGAAATACAGCATGCTGCCAGCTCTGATGGTCTTGCAGGTGCAAAGAGATTCTTTATGATAGATCTTCCTCTCATCTCGCCTCAAATACTTACGGCTTTTGTCCTTATGATGATAACTGGACTCTTTACATTTGACCCAATTTATATAGGCACATCTCAAGCTGGGCCGAGGATTCTGGACAATTTAGCATATTACGCCTTTGACCAGTTTTACTCCGGTGTTCCTGGATATGCAGCTGCCATAATTGTTCTCATGTCGCTACTATCAACAGCTCTCGCTATTATCTACATAAAAACTTTAGGATCTCAGAAGTTCATGAGGCTGTCCGTTCCGGACTTTATACCAAACTCTGAAGCTCCCCTCTGGTTGCATAAGCTTATTGTTGCTATTTACCTAGCCTTCTTCCTCATACCGATGTACTGGATTATAAATATAGCACTGAAGACACCTATTGAGCTTATAAGCATCCCTCCCTTACTATATCCGAGGTCAGTAACGTTTGCCAACTTCGATCTCATGTTTACTCAAGGTTTGCCCTATATAATAACTACACTTGCAGTGGCTTCTATAAATACTCTTATAACCCTCTTTCTCGTTTCCCCATTGGCGTATTCGATGGCATCTCATAAATTTGGCGGTAGCAAGTTGCTTATCTACATCCTCTACCTCAACGCTACTCCTACGCTTATATACATAATCCCAATTTTCGCATTTTTAAAAATACTAGGTATAATTAATACGTGGTGGGCCTTAATACTGACATATCCAATAATGACGATCCCAATAACGACGTGGATAATGTATAATTATTATTTAAAATTTCCAAAGCAGATCGAAGAAGCTGCTCAGATGGATGGTATGAACAGGCTTAAGGTATTCTACAAAATGGTTCTGCCATTGAGCAGAAGCGGTCTCAGCGTTGCGGCCATCTATGCATTTTTGTATAGCTGGGGAGCGCTCATCTTTCCTCTAGCTTTTACCTATTCGCCATATGATCTCAGTAAGCCTTTAAGCTTTTCAGGGGCTCAGACCTTTTCAATATTCATAGGACTCCTCATGAGTCCTGTTTCTATGAGCTATGGGGGTGTAGCTGCGGCCGGAGTCATAAGTTCAATCCCGTCTCTGGTGCTCCTCTACTTCGGTAGGAATAACCTTGAAAAAATTTGGGGCTCAAGTGGTGGAAAAATATGA
- a CDS encoding ABC transporter ATP-binding protein, protein MTLRLENLRKRYGQFELRIEEYTFKEKSYNVVLGSSGSGKTTTLRLIAGLELPDEGKIILDGVDITNVPAWKRDIGLVFQNYALYPHLTAYENISVPLKIKKLDRKTIDEKVKNVAEILGISSELHKYPHQLSGGQQQRVAIARALVKEPKILLLDEPLSNLDARLRLEVRVFLKELQRKLNMTVIHVTHDQEEAMAIADNIVILNSGKIVQDGSPAEIYRKPKNTFIFTFIGLSNLLPASFFGIDDADLVGFRPEDAEIVNTDGDISGLVEEIQYLGAYKLLEISIDEKHSVIVRVLPSEEISEGQKVGISIPRDLMLKFKNEERVPQ, encoded by the coding sequence ATGACACTAAGGCTTGAAAATTTGAGAAAGAGATATGGTCAGTTTGAGCTTAGGATAGAGGAATATACTTTCAAAGAAAAAAGCTACAATGTAGTTTTAGGCTCTTCTGGATCTGGAAAGACTACCACCCTCAGGCTCATTGCAGGATTGGAACTCCCAGATGAGGGGAAGATAATACTAGATGGTGTCGACATAACAAATGTTCCAGCATGGAAAAGAGATATAGGGCTCGTATTTCAGAACTATGCTCTTTACCCTCATTTAACTGCGTATGAAAATATTTCCGTTCCGCTTAAAATAAAAAAGCTAGACAGAAAGACAATAGATGAGAAAGTTAAGAATGTCGCTGAGATACTCGGGATCTCCAGCGAGCTTCATAAGTATCCTCATCAGCTTTCTGGTGGACAGCAACAGAGGGTCGCAATTGCAAGAGCCCTAGTTAAGGAGCCAAAAATACTTCTCCTCGACGAGCCTTTGAGTAATTTAGATGCGAGGCTAAGACTTGAGGTCAGGGTATTTCTAAAGGAATTGCAAAGGAAGCTGAACATGACTGTAATACATGTAACACATGATCAGGAAGAGGCTATGGCAATAGCTGATAATATAGTAATACTGAATTCCGGCAAAATCGTTCAAGACGGCAGTCCCGCTGAAATCTACAGGAAACCTAAGAACACATTTATTTTTACCTTTATTGGACTGAGCAACTTGCTTCCTGCGTCGTTTTTTGGTATAGATGATGCTGACCTTGTTGGGTTTAGGCCAGAAGATGCTGAAATTGTAAACACCGATGGAGACATCAGCGGATTAGTTGAAGAAATTCAGTACTTAGGTGCTTACAAGCTATTGGAGATTTCAATTGATGAAAAACACAGCGTGATTGTGAGGGTTTTGCCTAGTGAAGAAATTTCTGAAGGACAAAAAGTTGGGATATCGATCCCAAGAGATTTAATGCTTAAGTTTAAAAATGAGGAGAGAGTCCCTCAATGA
- a CDS encoding DHH family phosphoesterase, translated as MRNFKLISITHTDLDGVGSSSLYIRNTKPESYKVIFVEPYQLLKAVKSIAKSDESFDELVITDIGPNASTIKEVERALEKISREKGARIRWFDHHIWNNEWKDDLIKQGVDLRVDENHCATEVVYRNLNTDDIFSYMLSKSVCSADLWIFNDWAAPFLVRFVGNGRGKKWLEYVHSIFVKSPSFETLIEASKNKAVEVFDREIELMGFYREKAEDINIEGIKLTFVFKSHNDLSTSMLAQYLMSVRNSDIVVVVDKRGKYEFRSKKCNVREIAFKLGGGGHPEASGAPFPNFLTLLMKMKLYGLAVDLAKKKLLNTVKEVSCIPFNVIKKEI; from the coding sequence ATGAGAAATTTCAAATTAATTTCGATAACTCACACAGATCTAGACGGAGTAGGCTCTTCATCCCTATACATAAGAAATACAAAGCCTGAAAGCTATAAAGTTATATTCGTTGAGCCTTACCAGCTTTTAAAGGCGGTTAAGAGCATAGCAAAATCTGATGAAAGTTTCGATGAACTGGTTATTACCGATATAGGTCCGAATGCCTCAACTATTAAAGAAGTAGAAAGAGCGTTGGAAAAAATATCGAGGGAAAAAGGAGCTAGAATAAGATGGTTTGACCATCACATATGGAATAATGAGTGGAAGGATGATCTCATCAAGCAAGGTGTAGATCTGAGAGTTGACGAAAATCACTGCGCTACTGAGGTTGTTTATAGAAATTTGAACACCGATGATATTTTTTCTTATATGCTTTCCAAATCTGTGTGCTCAGCAGATTTATGGATATTTAACGACTGGGCTGCACCTTTTTTGGTTAGATTTGTAGGCAATGGCAGAGGAAAAAAATGGCTCGAATACGTTCATAGCATATTTGTAAAGTCCCCGAGCTTCGAAACGCTAATTGAAGCATCAAAAAATAAAGCCGTAGAAGTGTTTGACAGGGAAATTGAGCTCATGGGATTTTATAGAGAAAAAGCGGAAGATATCAATATAGAAGGGATCAAACTGACATTTGTATTTAAAAGTCATAACGATCTGAGCACAAGCATGCTTGCTCAGTATCTTATGTCTGTAAGAAATTCAGATATCGTAGTTGTGGTGGATAAGAGAGGGAAATATGAATTTAGGTCGAAAAAGTGCAACGTTAGAGAAATAGCTTTCAAGCTGGGAGGTGGCGGGCATCCGGAAGCTTCAGGAGCTCCTTTTCCCAATTTTCTTACACTACTTATGAAAATGAAGCTCTATGGGCTTGCTGTTGATTTGGCAAAAAAGAAGCTCTTAAATACTGTAAAAGAAGTTTCATGCATCCCCTTTAACGTTATTAAGAAAGAGATTTAA
- a CDS encoding MGMT family protein translates to MDKLELVKILLQLIPPGKVTSYSELSKITGWSPRSVGKILSKNDEPILVPCHRVVMKNGNLGGYSAFSGKEFKRRLLELEGVEFCSNGKIKRSNFYKLSEIL, encoded by the coding sequence TTGGACAAATTAGAATTAGTCAAAATTCTTCTTCAGCTGATTCCTCCTGGAAAAGTTACAAGCTACAGTGAGCTCTCAAAGATAACTGGCTGGTCACCGAGATCAGTTGGAAAAATATTATCAAAGAACGATGAGCCCATCTTGGTTCCCTGCCATAGAGTTGTAATGAAAAACGGCAATCTGGGAGGTTATTCTGCTTTTAGCGGTAAAGAATTTAAAAGAAGGCTTTTGGAACTAGAAGGAGTTGAATTTTGCAGTAATGGAAAGATAAAAAGAAGTAATTTTTATAAACTTTCAGAGATCCTTTGA
- a CDS encoding Mrp/NBP35 family ATP-binding protein, with translation MSESRSGKNDLRIREMKAGSTTTNPKKAAEEIDQYISMMQKKFEKIKNRIMIFSGKGGVGKTFIAASIAMYLSKMGYKVGVYDADETGSVIPFVLGNSDAEIYMEESSGELIPANIKGIQVMSLELMLKEKDSPLIWQGALRTKFILQTLALTRWEDLDFLIFDMPPGTGDEAITISQYVPSPKYAIIVSSPGKLSEGVVRKAVVFLKKMEIPILGIVENMSHYTCDDGSKIEVFGKSYIEEIARDHGIEALGKIPLDERIRESQDKGVPIYELASGSEIDRSLELLAKKIIEKLSSKDL, from the coding sequence ATGTCAGAAAGCAGAAGCGGAAAAAATGATCTGAGAATTAGGGAAATGAAGGCAGGGAGCACTACTACTAATCCGAAAAAGGCAGCCGAAGAGATAGATCAGTACATAAGCATGATGCAGAAAAAGTTTGAAAAAATAAAAAACAGGATAATGATCTTCAGCGGCAAAGGTGGTGTCGGAAAGACCTTTATAGCTGCATCTATAGCTATGTATCTTTCAAAAATGGGCTATAAGGTTGGGGTATATGATGCTGATGAGACGGGATCCGTAATACCATTCGTTCTCGGGAATTCCGATGCCGAAATATATATGGAAGAAAGCTCTGGAGAGCTTATTCCTGCAAACATTAAAGGTATACAGGTAATGAGTCTTGAGTTAATGCTAAAAGAAAAGGACTCTCCTCTAATTTGGCAGGGCGCTTTAAGAACGAAGTTCATACTTCAAACCCTCGCTTTGACTCGATGGGAGGATCTCGACTTCCTAATATTCGACATGCCTCCAGGTACTGGTGATGAGGCTATTACAATTTCTCAATATGTACCTTCACCAAAATATGCAATCATCGTCTCATCTCCCGGAAAGCTATCTGAAGGAGTTGTTAGAAAGGCAGTGGTCTTTCTCAAGAAAATGGAGATTCCCATACTAGGGATCGTTGAAAACATGAGTCATTACACTTGCGATGATGGCAGTAAAATCGAAGTTTTTGGAAAAAGCTACATCGAGGAGATTGCAAGGGATCACGGGATTGAGGCTTTAGGAAAAATTCCTTTAGATGAAAGGATCAGAGAGTCCCAGGATAAGGGCGTTCCTATTTATGAGCTTGCAAGCGGGAGCGAAATTGACAGATCTCTTGAACTCTTAGCGAAAAAAATCATTGAAAAGCTGAGCTCAAAGGATCTCTGA